A genome region from Hevea brasiliensis isolate MT/VB/25A 57/8 chromosome 7, ASM3005281v1, whole genome shotgun sequence includes the following:
- the LOC110672235 gene encoding methyl jasmonate esterase 1: MEERQRHFVLVHGACHGAWCWYKVVTLLKSAGHKVTALDLAASGVHPKQVQELRSISDYFEPLMKFMMSLPAEERVILVGHSFGGLTVSIAMERFPEKIYAGVFTAAIMPGPDFTYTTAREEYARRIDTYMDTQYTYDDGPNNPPASLLYGPNFMSAKLYQLSPPEDLILGMMLIRPNRLYSNAAIQIEAELTKERHGSVPRIYVVCGQDNIVKEDLQRWMIQENPPDEVKLISDSDHMVMFSKPQELCSYLKEIANKYF; the protein is encoded by the exons ATGGAGGAGAGGCAGAGGCATTTTGTGTTAGTCCATGGAGCCTGCCATGGAGCATGGTGTTGGTATAAGGTGGTCACTCTTCTAAAATCAGCAGGTCACAAAGTTACAGCTCTGGACCTTGCTGCTTCTGGTGTTCATCCAAAGCAGGTGCAGGAACTCCGATCAATATCGGACTACTTTGAGCCGTTGATGAAATTTATGATGTCTCTGCCAGCAGAAGAAAGAGTGATTCTAGTGGGCCACAGTTTTGGTGGCCTCACCGTATCTATTGCTATGGAAAGGTTCCCTGAAAAAATTTATGCTGGAGTCTTTACTGCTGCTATCATGCCAGGTCCtgatttcacttacacaactgcAAGAGAAGAG TATGCTAGAAGGATTGATACCTACATGGACACACAATATACATATGATGATGGCCCCAACAATCCTCCAGCTTCATTACTGTATGGACCCAATTTTATGTCAGCCAAGTTGTACCAACTCTCACCACCTGAG GATTTAATACTTGGAATGATGTTAATAAGACCTAATCGTCTCTATAGCAATGCTGCAATACAAATTGAAGCAGAGCTTACCAAGGAAAGGCATGGATCAGTTCCAAGAATTTACGTAGTGTGTGGCCAAGATAACATTGTGAAGGAAGATCTGCAGAGGTGGATGATCCAAGAAAATCCACCTGATGAAGTAAAGCTTATCTCTGATTCTGATCACATGGTCATGTTTTCAAAACCACAAGAACTCTGTTCTTACCTCAAGGAGATTGCCAACAAATATTTTTGA